In Delphinus delphis chromosome 11, mDelDel1.2, whole genome shotgun sequence, one genomic interval encodes:
- the LOC138414210 gene encoding uncharacterized protein: MYVNFYNPFYITMNLLCDAATLSPLATSVNKYRHNIFHKKNNLHRNQKKPMTVLRVKNRKGIDVRDNLYHQVPRNTLQCYNNEEKHKAEDIVDPTELNKSESRPNNKSSPLRSTNGTLTDFNSNFEKEPDCKVEKINQDCCENNKQEYKNKEENELGKNEKEKGHIAEDVSHNNHMDPEESAGEDCGYATSAAAVRQCAEEDAQANSETDVSVQPRNEASQV; the protein is encoded by the exons ATGTATGTTAACTTCTATAATCCTTTTTACATAACAATG AATCTGTTATGTGATGCAGCTACGCTTTCTCCTCTTGCTACCAGTGTTAATAAATACAGGcataatatttttcacaaaaagaACAATTTACACaggaaccaaaaaaaacccatgacAGTACTCAGAGTTAAAAATAGGAAAGGAATAGATGTTAGGGACAACTTATATCATCAGGTACCTAGGAATACTCTACAGTGTTacaataatgaagaaaaacacaaagcagaagATATTGTAGATCCTACGGAGTTAAATAAATCTGAGTCAAGACCAAATAATAAATCAAGTCCACTTAGGTCAACTAATGGTACCTTGACGGATTTTAACTCCAATTTTGAAAAGGAACCAGATTGTAAAGTTGAAAAAATTAATCAAGACTGTTGTGAAAATAATAAACAGGAATATAAAAACAAGGAAGAGAATGAGCTAggcaagaatgagaaagaaaagggacACATAGCTGAAGATGTGAGTCACAACAACCACATGGATCCAGAAGAATCTGCTGGGGAGGACTGTGGTTACGCCACAAGCGCTGCTGCAGTGAGGCAGTGTGCTGAGGAGGATGCACAGGCAAACTCTGAAACTGATGTGTCAGTCCAGCCAAGAAATGAAGCGTCCCAGGTTTGA